Proteins from one uncultured Cohaesibacter sp. genomic window:
- a CDS encoding ABC transporter substrate-binding protein, producing the protein MSRFPIKSLAAALMLAGLSLPASAGTPFSVMLDWFVNPDHGPIIVAKQRGYFKEAGLDVDIIAPADPSDPPKMAAAGEIDLGVSYQPQLYLQHKEGLPVVRVGSLIDSPLYCIMVDADGPVKSLADLKGGRVGFSVPGIEEALMHRMLRTNGVEPDEVEQVNVNFALTSALAAGKVDAVGGAFRNFELHQMAMVGRKGKCFFPEENGVPIYEELIYETAADRADFSAIKTFLKVTARAAQEIAKDPEGTWEEFKGYAAELDDQLNHDAWFDTYPKFSVKPMALDKARYEAFGAYLNEIGMIEATPPLDGITHDLSGE; encoded by the coding sequence ATGTCCCGTTTCCCGATCAAAAGCCTCGCTGCGGCCCTTATGCTCGCTGGTCTCTCTTTGCCCGCATCCGCCGGAACCCCTTTCTCGGTCATGCTCGACTGGTTTGTGAACCCCGATCATGGCCCGATCATCGTTGCCAAGCAACGGGGATATTTCAAGGAAGCCGGGCTGGATGTTGACATTATTGCGCCCGCCGATCCGTCCGATCCGCCCAAGATGGCTGCCGCTGGAGAAATCGATCTGGGGGTCTCCTACCAGCCCCAGCTCTATTTGCAGCATAAGGAAGGCCTGCCTGTGGTGCGGGTTGGTTCGCTGATCGATAGCCCGCTCTATTGCATCATGGTGGATGCGGACGGGCCGGTTAAAAGCCTTGCCGATCTCAAGGGCGGGCGTGTCGGCTTTTCCGTTCCCGGCATTGAGGAAGCCCTGATGCATCGCATGTTGCGCACCAACGGTGTCGAGCCCGATGAGGTGGAGCAGGTCAATGTCAATTTCGCCCTGACTTCTGCGTTGGCCGCAGGCAAGGTAGACGCCGTTGGCGGTGCCTTCCGCAATTTCGAACTGCACCAGATGGCCATGGTCGGGCGCAAGGGAAAATGCTTCTTCCCAGAGGAGAATGGCGTACCGATCTATGAAGAGCTGATCTATGAAACCGCTGCAGACCGAGCAGATTTTAGTGCGATAAAGACCTTCCTCAAGGTGACGGCCCGTGCTGCTCAAGAGATTGCCAAAGACCCCGAAGGCACCTGGGAAGAATTCAAAGGCTATGCGGCCGAGCTGGATGATCAGCTCAATCATGACGCATGGTTTGATACCTATCCCAAATTCTCGGTCAAGCCGATGGCGCTGGACAAGGCTCGCTATGAAGCCTTTGGCGCTTATCTCAATGAAATCGGTATGATTGAGGCCACTCCACCGCTCGATGGCATCACCCATGATCTATCTGGCGAATAG
- a CDS encoding GGDEF domain-containing protein, translating into MKKRLLRLCVITLASIVVSVLSTAILMHFMFGNIPRAGLIIAALVPILAGLPITFFIDSQRRKLNMALADLKEAHGQLETLNGELEKQARFDFMTGFLNRRYFVQAVNEQCERTDKGAILCIDVDNFKVINDSFGHLVGDEALKMIAETISSATPHDALLARMGGEEFSVFLQPTDLKTARTVAERIRTAVEAMTFEPREGVTHDLSVSIGLAFTCSAHDFQALFGQADLHMYAAKQQGKNRVILPDNDDLEQVA; encoded by the coding sequence ATGAAAAAGCGTCTGTTGCGCCTTTGCGTTATTACACTTGCTTCGATCGTGGTTTCCGTGCTTTCGACCGCTATCCTGATGCATTTCATGTTTGGCAATATACCGCGCGCCGGTTTGATTATCGCGGCGCTTGTTCCCATTCTCGCCGGCCTGCCGATTACCTTCTTCATTGATAGTCAGAGACGTAAGCTCAACATGGCCCTGGCTGATCTCAAAGAGGCGCACGGCCAGCTTGAAACGCTAAACGGAGAGTTGGAAAAGCAGGCACGCTTCGATTTCATGACCGGGTTCCTGAACCGGCGCTATTTTGTACAGGCGGTCAACGAGCAATGCGAGCGAACCGATAAAGGGGCCATTCTGTGCATTGATGTTGATAATTTCAAAGTGATCAATGATAGCTTTGGACATCTGGTCGGGGATGAAGCTCTCAAGATGATTGCCGAGACCATCTCCAGCGCTACGCCGCACGATGCCTTGCTGGCCCGCATGGGGGGCGAGGAATTCTCGGTCTTTCTTCAACCGACAGATCTCAAAACAGCCCGCACAGTTGCGGAACGTATCCGCACAGCCGTAGAAGCCATGACCTTTGAGCCCCGAGAGGGTGTTACCCATGATCTATCGGTGAGCATCGGGCTTGCCTTCACCTGCAGCGCTCATGATTTTCAGGCCCTGTTCGGGCAGGCGGATCTGCATATGTATGCAGCCAAACAGCAGGGCAAGAACCGGGTTATCCTGCCAGACAATGACGATCTGGAGCAGGTCGCCTAA
- the thiE gene encoding thiamine phosphate synthase has translation MNLSVYFVTPHNPDDSLVLAALKGGASIIQLRDKTAPDDVLIEQATRLNKLAQDYGVPFIINDRINVALESGAAGLHMGQSDGDPVAMRKALGPDKILGLSIENEDQLAIAAALPKGTLDYIGCGPVRATLSKKNHATPIGLETMGRIARAAPFPCVGIGGVKLADIPRVKAEGCAGLAIVSAISQAADPEAATRELVDAWEAA, from the coding sequence ATGAATCTCTCCGTCTATTTCGTAACCCCTCATAATCCTGACGATTCCCTCGTGCTCGCTGCGCTTAAGGGCGGGGCGTCCATCATCCAGCTGCGCGACAAGACCGCGCCTGATGACGTGTTGATCGAGCAGGCCACGCGCCTTAACAAGCTGGCTCAAGACTACGGTGTGCCCTTCATCATCAATGATCGCATCAATGTGGCGCTCGAGAGCGGAGCTGCTGGGCTGCATATGGGCCAGTCCGACGGAGACCCTGTCGCCATGCGCAAGGCTCTGGGGCCGGACAAGATTTTGGGGCTATCCATCGAGAATGAGGACCAGCTGGCCATCGCGGCGGCACTGCCTAAAGGCACATTGGATTATATCGGCTGCGGTCCAGTTCGTGCGACGCTTTCCAAGAAGAACCATGCCACCCCGATCGGGCTGGAAACCATGGGGCGTATTGCTCGCGCCGCGCCATTTCCTTGTGTTGGCATCGGTGGCGTCAAGCTGGCTGACATCCCTCGCGTCAAGGCAGAAGGCTGCGCCGGTCTTGCCATCGTTTCAGCCATTTCGCAAGCGGCAGACCCTGAAGCGGCAACGCGTGAACTGGTTGACGCCTGGGAGGCCGCATGA
- a CDS encoding DUF2948 family protein — MTMLKLAALDSDDLNVLSSQTQDAVVKVGDINWLKDEGRLVVAMHRFAWEEAIRQQRRVFGSKPSYERHQAVLHFDRVTGVQSRNIRVAAKDAILNLLALTFEPNGEGPDGFISLIFAGDAEIRLSVECIEAQLADTGAAWETENLPEHEAAETFEQQAASQGN, encoded by the coding sequence ATGACCATGCTGAAACTCGCCGCTCTGGATTCAGACGACCTGAATGTGCTTTCCAGCCAGACGCAGGATGCTGTGGTCAAGGTTGGTGACATCAATTGGCTCAAGGATGAGGGCCGCCTCGTGGTCGCCATGCACCGCTTTGCGTGGGAAGAGGCAATCCGACAACAGCGCCGCGTGTTCGGTTCCAAACCATCCTATGAGCGCCATCAGGCCGTTTTGCATTTCGACCGGGTGACCGGCGTACAAAGCCGCAATATTCGCGTGGCGGCCAAAGATGCCATCCTCAATCTGCTTGCGCTGACCTTCGAGCCCAATGGTGAAGGTCCGGACGGCTTCATTTCCCTGATCTTTGCAGGCGATGCAGAAATACGCCTCAGCGTGGAATGCATCGAAGCCCAGTTGGCAGACACAGGCGCAGCTTGGGAAACCGAAAATCTACCCGAGCATGAAGCTGCAGAAACCTTCGAGCAGCAGGCAGCTTCACAGGGAAATTAG
- a CDS encoding bacterioferritin: MSNDKTIENLNTALQMEMSAAHQYQLNAQRLDDWGLGKLANQMREEMREEWGHSDRFIERVLFLKGTPELAFEKSPVLHDSLVELFKADLADEENAIQTYTKASKEAYEVGDIGSKALFEEIVIDEEGHKAWLELQLDLIERLGEKTYSAKFMSTGEEEGEE; this comes from the coding sequence ATGTCAAACGACAAGACCATTGAGAATCTCAACACAGCCCTGCAAATGGAAATGAGCGCTGCTCATCAGTATCAGCTCAATGCGCAACGTCTGGACGATTGGGGTCTGGGCAAACTCGCCAATCAGATGCGCGAAGAAATGCGGGAAGAATGGGGCCATTCCGATCGCTTCATTGAACGGGTCCTGTTTTTGAAAGGTACGCCTGAGCTGGCGTTTGAAAAATCTCCTGTGTTGCATGACTCGCTGGTTGAGCTGTTCAAGGCAGACCTCGCCGATGAGGAAAATGCGATCCAGACCTACACCAAGGCATCCAAGGAAGCCTACGAAGTGGGCGACATCGGCTCCAAGGCTCTGTTCGAAGAAATCGTCATCGACGAAGAAGGCCATAAGGCATGGCTTGAGCTGCAGCTCGACCTGATTGAACGCCTTGGCGAGAAAACCTACAGCGCTAAATTCATGTCGACGGGTGAAGAAGAAGGCGAAGAATAA
- the murA gene encoding UDP-N-acetylglucosamine 1-carboxyvinyltransferase has translation MDAIRIVGGAELNGEIPISGAKNAALPLMIASLLTDEALILDNLPRLRDVQQLQQILSNHGVSYMIEGKRPGQDTMAGQTVHLQAEEIIDTCAPYDLVSKMRASFWVIGPLLARMGHCSVSLPGGCAIGTRPVDFFIDGLAALGAKIEIENGYVVADAPDGLAGGEYTFPRISVGATHTLMMAATLAKGTTTLKQAAKEPEVVDLAECLIAMGAKISGAGTDTITIEGVEKLHGARHSVLPDRIETGTYAMAVAMTGGDVLLTGARADLLQSALDVLSQTGTTVEVNDKGIRIARNGAALKAVSVETDPFPGFPTDLQAQFMALMTMAEGTSTITETIFENRFMHVQELARLGAKISLDGQKAYVTGVDTLKGAQVMATDLRASVSLVIAGLVAEGETKVNRVYHLDRGFERLEDKLAACGATIERISA, from the coding sequence ATGGACGCAATTCGCATTGTAGGCGGCGCAGAATTAAACGGGGAGATTCCCATTTCCGGAGCAAAGAATGCGGCTCTTCCCTTGATGATTGCCTCGCTTCTGACCGATGAGGCGTTGATTCTGGATAACCTGCCGCGCCTTCGCGATGTGCAGCAGCTCCAGCAGATTCTTTCCAACCATGGCGTCAGCTACATGATCGAAGGCAAGCGCCCAGGTCAGGACACCATGGCAGGCCAGACCGTTCATCTTCAGGCCGAGGAAATCATCGATACCTGCGCCCCTTATGATCTGGTTTCCAAGATGCGTGCCAGCTTTTGGGTCATCGGCCCGCTTCTGGCCCGCATGGGCCATTGCTCTGTGTCCCTTCCGGGAGGCTGCGCCATCGGTACCCGTCCGGTCGACTTTTTTATCGACGGACTGGCCGCGCTTGGGGCCAAGATCGAAATCGAGAATGGCTATGTGGTTGCCGATGCGCCCGACGGGCTGGCAGGCGGCGAATACACCTTCCCGCGCATTTCTGTTGGTGCGACCCATACGCTGATGATGGCGGCGACCCTTGCCAAGGGCACCACAACCCTGAAACAGGCCGCCAAGGAGCCCGAAGTGGTGGATCTGGCTGAATGCCTGATTGCCATGGGTGCAAAGATTTCCGGCGCAGGCACCGACACCATCACCATCGAGGGTGTCGAGAAACTGCATGGGGCACGCCACAGCGTTTTGCCAGACCGCATCGAGACCGGCACTTACGCCATGGCCGTGGCGATGACAGGCGGCGATGTTTTGCTCACAGGCGCCCGCGCCGATCTTTTGCAGTCTGCGCTTGACGTTTTGAGCCAGACAGGCACCACCGTGGAAGTGAACGACAAGGGCATCCGGATTGCCCGCAACGGCGCCGCCCTGAAGGCGGTGAGCGTTGAAACCGATCCGTTCCCCGGCTTCCCGACTGATCTGCAGGCCCAGTTCATGGCGCTGATGACCATGGCAGAGGGCACCTCGACCATCACGGAAACCATTTTCGAAAATCGCTTCATGCATGTTCAGGAGCTGGCGCGTCTCGGTGCCAAAATCTCTCTGGACGGCCAGAAGGCCTATGTCACGGGCGTGGATACACTGAAGGGCGCTCAAGTCATGGCAACAGATTTGCGAGCCTCTGTATCGCTGGTGATTGCCGGACTGGTCGCCGAGGGTGAAACCAAGGTGAACCGCGTTTATCACCTTGATCGCGGGTTTGAACGGCTGGAAGACAAACTGGCTGCTTGCGGGGCCACGATTGAGCGTATTTCTGCATAA
- a CDS encoding TetR/AcrR family transcriptional regulator gives MTNQPMPTQTRRPRGRPRRAPDDQLARKDLIRVGLVCLTERGFTDVSVDEILKASGKTKGTFYHHFKSKADYGEALIEAYNAYFAAKLQSCFSDDSLSPLDRLRKFVDGAEAGMAKHDFRRGCLVGNLGQEMAALTPDMCAHLISVLKGWQKLTADCLTLAQSEGQIAPDQAPEALAEFFWIGWEGAVLRSKLERRPEPLRHFARGFFSLLTNTPFSNPPFQTEGKHNV, from the coding sequence ATGACCAATCAACCAATGCCTACACAGACGAGAAGACCACGAGGCCGCCCACGCAGGGCGCCTGATGATCAACTTGCGCGCAAGGATCTCATTCGGGTTGGTCTGGTCTGCCTCACCGAGCGTGGCTTTACCGATGTCAGCGTTGATGAAATCCTCAAGGCATCGGGCAAGACCAAGGGCACATTCTATCATCACTTCAAATCAAAGGCCGATTATGGCGAAGCGCTGATAGAGGCCTATAATGCCTATTTCGCCGCCAAACTTCAGAGCTGCTTTTCTGATGACAGCCTGTCGCCACTGGATCGCCTGCGCAAATTTGTCGATGGAGCCGAGGCCGGCATGGCCAAGCATGACTTCCGGCGTGGTTGTCTGGTGGGCAATCTCGGGCAGGAAATGGCGGCTCTTACGCCGGATATGTGTGCCCATCTCATTTCGGTCCTCAAGGGCTGGCAGAAGCTTACAGCGGATTGCCTGACGCTTGCCCAGTCCGAGGGCCAAATTGCTCCTGATCAAGCTCCTGAAGCTCTTGCAGAGTTCTTCTGGATCGGTTGGGAGGGCGCGGTGTTGCGCTCCAAACTTGAACGCCGCCCAGAGCCCCTGAGGCACTTTGCGCGCGGCTTCTTCTCACTTCTTACCAACACACCCTTTTCCAATCCTCCATTTCAAACTGAAGGAAAACACAATGTTTGA
- the thiD gene encoding bifunctional hydroxymethylpyrimidine kinase/phosphomethylpyrimidine kinase produces the protein MIPNILSIAGSDPSGGAGIQADLKAISANGGYAMAVIAAMTAQNTQGVSGWVPSEPDFIVAQIEAILSDIRVDAIKIGMLGTSKTVEAVGQALKECSAPIVLDPVMVAKGGSRLLNEEAVDAVCRVLVPMATLITPNLPEAADLLGSMEARNADDMQDQAEALIALGPKAVYLKGGHLVAKDSPDLFLSAEQREWISAPRIETKNTHGTGCSLSSALATQLALSGDGLAAAKAAKSYISKAIEGSANLDVGSGHGPTDHFFMLRN, from the coding sequence ATGATCCCGAATATTCTCTCGATTGCCGGTTCCGATCCGTCGGGCGGGGCGGGCATTCAGGCTGACCTTAAGGCCATATCGGCCAACGGCGGCTATGCCATGGCGGTGATCGCCGCCATGACGGCACAAAATACCCAAGGGGTAAGCGGCTGGGTGCCGAGCGAGCCGGATTTCATCGTCGCGCAGATCGAGGCCATTCTGTCAGATATTCGCGTCGATGCCATCAAGATCGGCATGCTGGGTACTTCCAAGACTGTCGAAGCCGTTGGGCAAGCCCTCAAGGAGTGTTCCGCGCCCATCGTGCTCGATCCGGTGATGGTGGCCAAAGGCGGCTCTCGCCTGCTCAATGAGGAAGCCGTTGACGCTGTGTGCCGTGTTCTCGTGCCCATGGCAACGCTCATTACGCCCAATCTGCCTGAAGCTGCCGATCTTCTGGGCTCTATGGAGGCGCGCAACGCTGACGACATGCAGGATCAGGCAGAAGCGCTCATCGCTCTCGGACCCAAGGCGGTTTACCTCAAGGGCGGTCATTTGGTGGCCAAAGACAGCCCGGACCTGTTCTTGTCAGCCGAGCAGCGCGAATGGATCTCTGCCCCGCGGATCGAAACCAAAAACACCCATGGCACGGGTTGTTCTCTGTCTTCAGCGCTGGCCACCCAGCTGGCGCTTTCCGGTGATGGCCTTGCTGCCGCCAAAGCCGCCAAGAGCTACATCTCCAAAGCGATTGAAGGCAGCGCCAATCTCGATGTCGGATCTGGCCATGGCCCGACAGACCACTTTTTCATGCTGAGGAACTAA
- a CDS encoding ATP-binding cassette domain-containing protein: MIYLANSVAEVDPYGLSGTILLDGETLIDPFTLSLQAGWTALLGPSGSGKSTLLRLLGGLDCEAELKGTRKGAERIGWMAQSDLMQPRLSVLQNVMLIEMLAGRKPDRNRARDLLAAVGLSDLESRKPSALSGGQRQRVALARTLMSDAELILLDEPFSALDPATRATMQDLAFDQFVGRTVVLVTHDPAEALRLCQTIWGLKDYHLQPLAPLAGTKPHDLADPALQATAARLLDDIRKSA, from the coding sequence ATGATCTATCTGGCGAATAGTGTGGCCGAAGTGGATCCTTACGGCCTGTCGGGAACGATCCTGCTGGATGGGGAAACGTTGATTGACCCTTTCACGCTGTCGCTTCAGGCAGGCTGGACAGCCTTGCTCGGCCCTTCCGGGTCGGGCAAGTCGACGCTTTTGCGGCTTCTGGGGGGGCTCGACTGTGAAGCCGAGCTCAAAGGCACCCGCAAGGGAGCAGAGCGTATCGGCTGGATGGCGCAATCCGATCTCATGCAGCCGCGCCTCTCGGTTTTGCAGAATGTCATGCTGATTGAAATGCTGGCAGGGCGCAAGCCAGATCGAAATCGCGCCCGCGATCTGCTGGCCGCCGTTGGGCTTTCGGACTTGGAGAGCCGCAAGCCATCGGCCCTTTCCGGCGGACAGAGACAGCGGGTTGCCCTTGCGCGCACGCTGATGAGCGATGCCGAGTTGATCCTGCTGGATGAACCCTTCTCGGCGCTTGATCCGGCCACGCGGGCGACCATGCAGGATCTGGCCTTTGATCAGTTCGTCGGCCGCACCGTTGTGCTTGTCACCCACGATCCGGCCGAGGCCCTGCGTCTTTGCCAGACCATCTGGGGGCTTAAAGACTATCATCTGCAGCCACTCGCGCCTCTGGCCGGAACCAAACCCCATGATCTGGCTGATCCTGCCCTGCAGGCAACCGCAGCGCGCCTTCTGGACGACATCAGGAAAAGCGCCTGA
- a CDS encoding MDR family oxidoreductase, giving the protein MFDAILIEKDDSGQTVSKSQVTFEPLAEGEVAVDVAWSTLNYKDALAITGSSPVVRSFPMVPGIDFSGIVSESRHPDYKPGDKVILNGWSVGEKYWGGLAKRAQVNGDFLIPLPAGISMRQAMAIGTAGYTAMLCVLALEANGVTPDVGEVLVTGATGGVGSVAVALLAAKGYNVVAVTGRASESDYLKGLGASSILDREELSGKPRPLNKERWAAAIDVAGGQVLANLLSMIKYGGTVAACGLANSMDLPTTVAPFILRGVTLKGVDSVMAPKAARQAAWAQLATDLDKEKLEAIIKTVEFEDVIEVAPQFLEGKIRGRIVVPVSPELV; this is encoded by the coding sequence ATGTTTGATGCCATTCTGATCGAAAAAGACGACAGCGGCCAGACCGTTAGCAAAAGCCAGGTCACCTTTGAGCCTCTGGCCGAAGGTGAAGTGGCAGTGGACGTCGCCTGGTCAACCCTCAACTACAAGGATGCTCTTGCCATCACCGGCTCTTCGCCTGTTGTGCGCAGCTTCCCGATGGTGCCCGGCATCGACTTTTCCGGTATCGTCAGCGAGAGCCGTCATCCGGACTATAAACCCGGCGACAAGGTCATTCTCAATGGCTGGTCCGTGGGTGAAAAATATTGGGGCGGCCTTGCCAAGCGGGCACAGGTCAATGGCGATTTCCTGATCCCGCTGCCGGCCGGTATTTCCATGCGGCAGGCCATGGCCATCGGTACCGCTGGCTACACAGCAATGCTGTGCGTGCTGGCACTGGAGGCTAACGGCGTAACCCCTGATGTGGGCGAAGTGCTGGTCACCGGCGCAACCGGCGGCGTGGGCAGCGTTGCCGTCGCTCTGCTGGCCGCCAAGGGCTACAATGTGGTCGCCGTAACGGGTCGGGCCAGCGAAAGCGACTATCTCAAGGGTCTGGGCGCAAGCTCCATTCTGGATCGTGAAGAGCTTAGCGGCAAGCCACGTCCACTTAACAAGGAACGCTGGGCAGCTGCCATTGACGTGGCAGGCGGTCAGGTTCTGGCCAACCTGCTCTCCATGATCAAATATGGTGGTACCGTCGCTGCCTGCGGTCTGGCCAACAGCATGGACCTGCCGACTACGGTGGCTCCATTCATCCTGCGCGGCGTTACGCTCAAGGGTGTTGACAGCGTGATGGCACCGAAGGCGGCCCGCCAGGCGGCATGGGCGCAGTTGGCAACCGATCTGGACAAGGAAAAGCTCGAAGCCATCATCAAGACGGTCGAATTTGAAGATGTCATCGAAGTAGCTCCACAATTCCTTGAAGGCAAAATCCGTGGGCGCATCGTCGTTCCGGTTTCCCCCGAACTGGTCTAG
- a CDS encoding glutathione S-transferase N-terminal domain-containing protein, which translates to MIDPKKLSDYPITKRWPAQNPDVIQLYSYPTPNGVKVSIALEEMGLPYEAHKVTLSDADVKSEEFLSLNPNNKIPAIIDPVGPDGDPIGLFETGAILIYLSDKTGKFIGATERDRAKIIQWLMFQMGGIGPMFGQLGFFVKFKGAEIEDPRPRERYIAETKRLLNVLDGVLADRDWIAGDYSIADIAIAPWLRPIGGIYEATDLVDFNSYTNVVDYLKRFMDRPAVQKGINIPPRD; encoded by the coding sequence ATGATCGACCCAAAGAAACTGTCTGATTATCCCATTACAAAACGGTGGCCAGCGCAGAATCCGGATGTGATCCAGCTTTATTCCTACCCGACTCCCAACGGCGTGAAAGTATCCATTGCGCTGGAAGAAATGGGTTTGCCCTACGAAGCGCACAAGGTGACGCTTTCGGACGCGGATGTGAAAAGCGAAGAATTTCTTTCCCTGAACCCCAACAACAAAATCCCGGCCATCATTGATCCGGTCGGCCCGGACGGTGATCCCATCGGCCTGTTCGAAACCGGTGCCATTTTGATCTATCTATCGGACAAGACCGGCAAGTTCATCGGTGCCACTGAACGGGATCGCGCCAAGATCATCCAATGGCTTATGTTCCAGATGGGTGGTATTGGCCCAATGTTCGGTCAGCTCGGTTTCTTTGTGAAATTCAAGGGTGCCGAAATTGAAGATCCGCGCCCGCGTGAGCGCTATATTGCAGAAACCAAACGCCTGTTGAATGTTCTCGATGGCGTGCTGGCTGACCGCGACTGGATCGCTGGTGACTATTCCATTGCCGACATCGCGATTGCCCCTTGGCTACGACCGATCGGCGGCATTTATGAAGCTACAGATCTGGTCGATTTCAACAGCTACACCAATGTGGTTGATTATCTCAAGCGCTTCATGGATCGTCCAGCAGTGCAAAAAGGCATCAATATTCCGCCTAGGGACTGA
- a CDS encoding ABC transporter permease gives MRKLMIPLALIAVWQGGVSAGLLPAFILPGPLDVAGTLWSDRALLLTHGLVTLEEVAYGFVIGAFLGVGAAIFMMLSPIVRLNLRPVLNASQAIPVFVLAPILTLWFGYGLAPKIIMTILLVFFPIASGLLDGMLATPQQSLDMARIAKASRWRELIWLRFPHALPQLAASIRIAITYAPTGAVIGEWIGASKGLGYLMLMANARSRIALMFAALVVIVAMTLLLHRLADRLLRRWLSA, from the coding sequence ATGAGAAAGCTGATGATTCCTCTGGCGCTGATCGCAGTCTGGCAGGGGGGCGTCTCTGCCGGATTGCTGCCTGCCTTTATCCTGCCCGGTCCACTCGATGTAGCTGGCACCCTATGGTCCGATCGTGCCTTGCTGCTCACCCATGGTCTGGTAACGCTGGAAGAAGTGGCCTACGGCTTCGTCATCGGAGCGTTTCTCGGTGTTGGCGCTGCGATATTCATGATGTTGTCACCGATTGTGCGCCTCAATCTCAGGCCGGTGCTCAATGCCTCTCAAGCCATCCCCGTATTTGTGCTGGCCCCCATTTTGACCCTGTGGTTCGGCTATGGTTTGGCGCCCAAGATTATCATGACCATTCTGCTGGTGTTTTTCCCGATTGCCTCGGGCCTTCTGGACGGGATGCTTGCAACACCACAACAAAGCCTTGATATGGCCCGCATTGCCAAGGCAAGCCGCTGGCGCGAACTGATCTGGTTGCGCTTTCCTCATGCTCTGCCACAGCTCGCAGCAAGCATCCGCATTGCCATAACCTATGCTCCCACGGGAGCCGTGATCGGAGAGTGGATCGGCGCTTCCAAGGGACTGGGCTATCTGATGCTCATGGCAAATGCTCGCTCGCGCATCGCCCTGATGTTCGCTGCTCTGGTCGTCATCGTAGCCATGACATTGCTATTGCATCGTCTGGCAGACCGCCTGCTGCGCCGTTGGCTGTCAGCCTAG